In a genomic window of Pseudomonas mohnii:
- the ppx gene encoding exopolyphosphatase: protein MPQSQAKNLSLIAAIDLGSNSFHMVVAKAQNGEIRILERLGEKVQLAAGIDEERKLSEESMQRGLDCLKRFAQLINGMPLGAVRIVGTNALREARNRAEFIHRAEKILGHPVEVISGREEARLIYLGVSHTLADTPGKRLVADIGGGSTEFIIGQRFEPLLRESLQMGCVSFTQRYFKDGKITPARYAQAYTAARLEIMSIEHALHRLTWDEAIGSSGTIRAIGLALKAGGHGTGEVNAEGLAWLKRKLIKLGDVDKIDFEGIKPDRRAIFPAGLAILEAIFDALELQRMDHCEGALREGVLYDLLGRHHHEDVRERTLTSLMERYHVDLEQAVRVERKALHAFDQVAKDWDLEDGVWRELLGWAAKVHEVGLDIAHYQYHKHGAYLIEHSDLAGFSREDQLMLALLVRGHRRNIPKDKFADFGDDGIKLIRLCVLLRFAILFHHIRGTQQMPQVELNANGNSLEVVFPENWLDENQLTQADFAIEAEWLTRVDIVLSVR, encoded by the coding sequence ATGCCGCAATCCCAAGCCAAGAATCTGTCCTTGATCGCCGCAATCGACCTGGGCTCCAACAGCTTTCACATGGTCGTGGCCAAGGCCCAGAACGGCGAGATCCGCATTCTCGAACGTCTCGGGGAGAAGGTTCAGCTGGCGGCCGGCATCGACGAGGAGCGCAAGCTCAGCGAAGAATCGATGCAGCGCGGACTCGATTGCCTGAAACGCTTCGCCCAACTGATAAACGGTATGCCACTGGGCGCTGTGCGCATCGTTGGCACCAACGCCCTGCGCGAAGCCCGCAACCGGGCTGAATTCATCCACCGCGCCGAAAAGATACTCGGCCATCCGGTGGAAGTCATTTCCGGCCGTGAAGAAGCGCGCCTGATCTATCTGGGCGTCTCCCACACCCTCGCCGACACCCCGGGCAAACGCCTCGTGGCCGACATCGGCGGCGGCAGTACCGAGTTCATCATCGGCCAGCGTTTCGAACCCCTGCTGCGCGAAAGCCTGCAGATGGGCTGCGTCAGCTTCACCCAGCGCTACTTCAAGGACGGCAAGATCACCCCGGCCCGCTACGCCCAGGCGTACACGGCGGCGCGGCTGGAGATCATGAGCATCGAACACGCCCTGCATCGCCTGACCTGGGATGAAGCCATCGGCTCCTCGGGCACCATCCGCGCCATCGGCCTGGCGCTGAAGGCGGGCGGTCACGGCACGGGGGAAGTGAACGCCGAGGGCCTGGCCTGGCTCAAGCGCAAACTGATCAAGCTCGGCGACGTCGATAAAATCGACTTCGAAGGCATCAAACCGGACCGTCGAGCCATTTTCCCGGCCGGCCTGGCGATTCTCGAAGCCATTTTCGACGCCCTCGAACTGCAACGCATGGACCATTGTGAAGGCGCGCTGCGTGAAGGCGTGCTCTACGACCTGCTGGGTCGCCATCATCACGAAGACGTGCGCGAGCGCACCCTTACCTCGCTGATGGAGCGCTACCACGTCGATCTGGAACAAGCGGTGCGGGTCGAGCGCAAGGCCCTGCATGCGTTCGATCAGGTGGCCAAGGATTGGGATCTGGAAGACGGTGTCTGGCGCGAACTCCTCGGCTGGGCCGCCAAGGTCCATGAAGTGGGTCTGGACATCGCCCACTACCAGTACCACAAGCATGGCGCCTACCTGATCGAACACTCGGACCTGGCCGGCTTCTCCCGCGAAGACCAATTGATGCTCGCGCTACTGGTGCGCGGCCACCGACGCAACATTCCCAAGGACAAGTTTGCCGATTTCGGCGATGACGGCATCAAGCTGATTCGCCTGTGCGTGCTGCTGCGCTTCGCGATCCTGTTCCATCACATCCGCGGCACCCAGCAAATGCCTCAGGTGGAACTGAATGCCAATGGCAACAGCCTGGAAGTGGTGTTCCCGGAAAACTGGCTGGACGAAAACCAACTGACCCAGGCCGATTTCGCCATCGAAGCGGAATGGCTGACCCGGGTCGACATCGTCCTCAGCGTCCGCTAG
- a CDS encoding amino acid ABC transporter ATP-binding protein — translation MPLLRISALHKYYGDHHVLKGIDLSVEEGQVVAIIGRSGSGKSTLLRTLNGLESINDGVIEVDGEYLDAARADLRSLRQKVGMVFQQFNLFPHLTVGENVMLAPQVVQKVPKAKAAELARQMLERVGLGEKFDAFPDRLSGGQQQRVAIARALAMSPKVLLCDEITSALDPELVNEVLSVVRQLAREGMTLIMVTHEMRFAREVGDKLVFMHQGKVHEVGDPKVLFANPQTAELANFIGTVEAAG, via the coding sequence ATGCCTCTGCTTAGAATTTCCGCCCTGCATAAATATTACGGCGATCACCATGTGCTCAAAGGCATCGACCTGAGTGTCGAGGAAGGCCAGGTGGTGGCAATCATCGGGCGCAGCGGCTCGGGTAAATCGACCCTGCTGCGCACCCTGAACGGTCTGGAATCGATCAACGACGGCGTCATCGAAGTCGACGGCGAATACCTCGACGCCGCCCGCGCGGACCTGCGCAGCCTGCGGCAAAAAGTCGGCATGGTGTTCCAGCAGTTCAACCTGTTCCCGCACCTGACGGTGGGCGAAAACGTGATGCTCGCGCCGCAAGTGGTGCAGAAAGTGCCGAAAGCCAAGGCCGCCGAGCTGGCGCGGCAGATGCTGGAACGCGTCGGGCTGGGAGAGAAATTCGATGCCTTCCCTGATCGACTGTCCGGTGGGCAGCAACAACGCGTGGCGATTGCCCGTGCGCTGGCGATGTCACCGAAAGTACTGCTGTGCGATGAAATCACCTCGGCGCTGGACCCGGAGCTGGTCAACGAAGTGCTCAGCGTGGTCCGGCAACTGGCCAGGGAGGGCATGACGCTGATCATGGTCACCCACGAAATGCGCTTTGCCCGGGAGGTTGGGGATAAGTTGGTGTTCATGCATCAGGGCAAGGTGCATGAAGTGGGGGATCCGAAAGTGCTGTTCGCCAATCCGCAGACGGCGGAGCTGGCGAATTTCATCGGGACGGTGGAAGCGGCTGGTTGA
- a CDS encoding amino acid ABC transporter permease has product MSDFTFLDIVRNLLTGLQWTLALSLVAFIGGGLIGLLIMVMRLSDNPLPRNFARTYIELFQGTPLLMQLFLVFFGVALAGVEISPWAAAALALTLFTSAYLAEIWRGCVESIPNGQWEASSSLALSRLEQLRYVILPQALRIAVAPTVGFSVQVVKGTAVTSIIGFTELTKTGGMLANATFEPFMVYGLVALGYFLLCYPLSLSARYLERRLHASA; this is encoded by the coding sequence ATGAGCGATTTCACCTTCCTGGACATCGTGCGCAACCTGCTCACAGGCCTGCAATGGACGCTGGCGCTATCACTGGTGGCGTTCATCGGTGGCGGCTTGATCGGGCTGCTGATCATGGTGATGCGCCTCTCGGACAATCCCCTGCCACGCAATTTCGCCCGCACCTACATCGAACTGTTCCAGGGCACGCCGCTGCTGATGCAGCTGTTTCTGGTGTTCTTCGGCGTGGCGTTGGCCGGGGTGGAGATTTCGCCGTGGGCGGCAGCAGCACTCGCCTTGACCCTGTTCACCAGCGCTTATCTGGCGGAGATCTGGCGTGGTTGCGTCGAGTCGATCCCCAACGGCCAGTGGGAAGCCTCGTCCAGCCTGGCGCTGAGCCGGCTTGAACAGTTGCGCTACGTCATCCTGCCGCAGGCACTGCGCATCGCCGTGGCGCCGACCGTGGGCTTCTCGGTGCAGGTGGTCAAAGGCACCGCCGTGACCTCGATCATCGGCTTCACCGAGCTGACCAAAACCGGCGGCATGCTCGCCAACGCCACCTTCGAACCGTTCATGGTCTACGGCCTCGTCGCCCTCGGCTACTTCTTGCTCTGCTACCCCTTGTCCCTCAGTGCGCGCTACCTGGAAAGGAGACTGCATGCCTCTGCTTAG
- a CDS encoding amino acid ABC transporter permease, with product MAYQFDFLPVVQNTDLLLRGALFTLELTAIGAVLGVSLGIVGALVRAWNIRPFAGIFGVYVELIRNTPFLVQLFFIFFGLPSLGLQISEWQAAVLAMVINLGAYSTEIIRAGIQAIPRGQLEAAAALAMTRFEAFRHVVLLPALGKVWPALSSQIIIVMLGSAVCSQIATEELSFAANFIQSRNFRAFETYALTTLIYLCMALLIRQLLNWIGHRFVARNSARSRR from the coding sequence ATGGCTTATCAGTTCGATTTCCTGCCGGTGGTGCAAAACACCGATCTGCTGCTGCGCGGTGCGCTGTTCACCCTTGAGCTGACGGCCATCGGCGCGGTGCTCGGGGTGAGCCTCGGCATCGTGGGCGCGTTGGTGCGGGCGTGGAACATCCGCCCGTTCGCCGGGATTTTCGGCGTCTATGTCGAGTTGATCCGCAACACGCCATTCCTGGTGCAGCTGTTTTTCATCTTCTTCGGCCTGCCGTCGCTGGGCCTGCAGATTTCCGAATGGCAGGCCGCGGTGCTGGCGATGGTGATCAACCTGGGCGCGTACTCCACCGAGATCATCCGCGCCGGCATTCAGGCGATTCCACGGGGTCAACTGGAAGCCGCGGCGGCATTGGCGATGACGCGCTTCGAAGCCTTCCGTCACGTGGTGCTACTGCCCGCGCTGGGCAAAGTCTGGCCAGCCCTGAGCAGCCAGATCATCATCGTCATGCTCGGTTCGGCGGTGTGTTCGCAGATCGCTACCGAAGAGCTGAGCTTCGCCGCCAACTTTATTCAGTCGCGCAACTTCCGCGCCTTTGAAACCTATGCCCTGACCACGCTGATCTACCTGTGCATGGCCCTGCTGATCCGCCAGTTGCTCAACTGGATCGGTCATCGGTTTGTCGCAAGAAACAGCGCAAGGAGCCGCCGATGA
- a CDS encoding transporter substrate-binding domain-containing protein → MIQRYSALLAALFASLMLSQAPAHADGLEDVLKRGVLKVAVPQDFPPFGSVGPDMKPRGLDIDTAKLLADQLKVKLELTPVNSTNRIPFLTTGKVDLVISSLGKNPEREKVIDFSRAYAPFYLAVFGPPDANVKSLDDLKGKTISVTRGAIEDIELTKVAPEGVTIKRFEDNNSTIAAYLAGQVDLIASGNVVMVAISEKSPKRVPALKVKLKDSPVYVGVNKNEPALLDKVNQILVTAKGDGALEKNALTWLKEPLPADL, encoded by the coding sequence ATGATCCAGCGTTACAGCGCCCTACTCGCTGCCCTGTTTGCCAGCCTGATGCTGAGCCAGGCACCCGCCCACGCCGACGGCCTGGAAGATGTGCTCAAGCGTGGCGTCCTCAAAGTCGCCGTGCCTCAGGACTTTCCGCCCTTCGGCTCAGTCGGCCCGGACATGAAGCCACGGGGCCTCGACATCGACACCGCGAAGCTGCTGGCCGACCAGCTCAAGGTCAAACTCGAGCTGACGCCGGTCAACAGCACCAACCGGATCCCGTTCCTGACCACCGGCAAGGTGGATCTGGTGATCTCCAGCCTCGGCAAGAACCCCGAACGTGAAAAAGTCATCGACTTCTCCCGGGCCTACGCGCCGTTCTACCTGGCCGTGTTCGGCCCGCCAGACGCCAACGTCAAGAGCCTGGACGATCTCAAGGGCAAAACCATCAGCGTCACCCGTGGCGCCATCGAAGACATCGAACTGACCAAGGTCGCCCCCGAAGGCGTGACCATCAAGCGTTTCGAGGACAACAACTCGACCATCGCCGCTTACCTGGCCGGTCAGGTCGACCTGATCGCCAGCGGCAACGTGGTGATGGTGGCGATCAGCGAGAAAAGCCCGAAACGCGTGCCGGCGCTGAAAGTGAAGCTCAAGGATTCGCCGGTCTATGTCGGCGTGAACAAGAACGAGCCGGCACTGCTGGACAAGGTCAACCAGATCCTCGTCACCGCCAAGGGCGATGGCGCCCTGGAGAAAAACGCCCTGACCTGGCTCAAAGAACCGCTGCCGGCCGACCTCTGA
- a CDS encoding FadR/GntR family transcriptional regulator, with the protein MNSISRAVPEVALQAIRKLITEQGFGPGDALPSQRDLAVQLGVSRASLREALSSLSALGVISIQPGKGVFVQSPVELPRGEGAPSWPFAAQASPLDIFQLRYALEGFAAGLAAVTLSTDELDVLEDNVAAMRNELKAGDFEAAARLDFEFHRRILLASGNQAMLSILTASADIFLESQKLPFIRAERAMETWQEHRKILRALARRASGAAQKAMHEHVRNAALRTGIAFVAPAMT; encoded by the coding sequence ATGAATTCGATCTCCCGCGCCGTACCTGAAGTGGCGCTGCAAGCCATCCGCAAACTGATCACCGAACAGGGTTTCGGTCCGGGCGATGCCTTGCCCTCGCAACGGGACCTGGCGGTGCAATTGGGGGTCAGTCGGGCGTCGTTGCGCGAGGCGTTATCGTCGCTCAGTGCGCTGGGGGTCATCAGCATCCAGCCGGGCAAAGGCGTGTTCGTGCAGTCGCCCGTGGAACTGCCGCGAGGCGAGGGCGCGCCGAGCTGGCCGTTCGCGGCCCAGGCTTCGCCGCTGGATATCTTTCAATTGCGCTATGCGCTGGAGGGGTTTGCTGCGGGGCTGGCTGCCGTGACCTTGAGCACCGATGAGCTTGATGTGCTGGAAGATAATGTTGCCGCCATGCGCAACGAACTGAAGGCCGGGGACTTTGAGGCCGCGGCGCGCCTGGACTTCGAATTCCATCGGCGCATTCTGCTCGCCAGCGGCAACCAGGCGATGCTGAGCATCCTGACCGCCAGTGCCGACATCTTCCTGGAAAGCCAGAAACTACCGTTCATCCGGGCCGAGCGGGCCATGGAGACCTGGCAGGAGCACCGTAAAATCCTTCGTGCGCTGGCCCGGCGGGCCTCGGGCGCCGCCCAGAAAGCCATGCATGAGCATGTGCGCAATGCCGCCCTGCGCACTGGAATCGCTTTCGTCGCTCCCGCCATGACGTGA
- the trxA gene encoding thioredoxin TrxA → MSSDLIKHVSDASFEADVLKAEGAVLVDYWAEWCGPCKMIAPVLDEIAETYKGKLTVAKLNIDENQETPAKHGVRGIPTLMLFKNGNVEATKVGALSKSQLAAFLDANI, encoded by the coding sequence ATGAGCAGCGATCTTATCAAACACGTTAGCGACGCTAGCTTCGAGGCCGACGTACTCAAGGCTGAAGGCGCTGTACTGGTCGATTACTGGGCTGAATGGTGTGGCCCTTGCAAAATGATCGCTCCTGTTCTGGACGAAATTGCCGAGACTTACAAAGGCAAGCTGACCGTTGCCAAACTGAACATCGACGAAAACCAGGAAACCCCGGCCAAGCATGGCGTGCGTGGCATTCCGACCCTGATGCTGTTCAAGAACGGCAACGTTGAAGCGACCAAGGTCGGCGCGCTGTCGAAGTCGCAGTTGGCGGCCTTCCTCGACGCCAACATCTAA
- the rho gene encoding transcription termination factor Rho, which produces MNLTELKQKPITELLELAEQMGIENMARSRKQDVIFSLLKKHAKSGEEISGDGVLEILQDGFGFLRSADASYLAGPDDIYVSPSQIRRFNLRTGDTIVGKIRPPKEGERYFALLKVDTINFDRPENAKNKILFENLTPLFPTVRMKMEAGNGSTEDLTGRVIDLCAPIGKGQRGLIVAPPKAGKTIMLQNIAANIARNNPEVHLIVLLIDERPEEVTEMQRTVRGEVVASTFDEPPTRHVQVAEMVIEKAKRLVEHKKDVVILLDSITRLARAYNTVIPSSGKVLTGGVDAHALEKPKRFFGAARNIEEGGSLTIIATALVETGSKMDEVIYEEFKGTGNMELPLDRRIAEKRVFPAININRSGTRREELLTADDELQRMWILRKLLHPMDEVAAIEFLIDKLKTTKTNDEFFLSMKRK; this is translated from the coding sequence ATGAATCTGACTGAACTCAAGCAAAAGCCGATTACCGAACTGCTCGAATTGGCCGAACAGATGGGCATAGAAAATATGGCCCGTTCGCGCAAGCAGGACGTGATTTTCTCCCTGCTGAAAAAGCACGCGAAAAGCGGCGAGGAAATCTCCGGTGATGGCGTGCTGGAGATTCTCCAGGACGGCTTCGGCTTTCTCCGCTCTGCAGACGCCTCTTATCTCGCCGGCCCAGACGATATCTACGTCTCGCCGAGCCAGATCCGTCGCTTCAACTTGCGCACCGGTGACACCATCGTTGGCAAGATCCGTCCTCCGAAGGAAGGCGAGCGTTATTTCGCGCTGCTCAAGGTCGATACGATCAACTTCGACCGTCCGGAAAACGCGAAAAACAAGATTCTCTTCGAGAACCTGACCCCGCTGTTCCCGACCGTGCGCATGAAGATGGAAGCCGGTAACGGTTCCACCGAAGACTTGACTGGTCGTGTCATCGACCTGTGCGCCCCGATCGGCAAAGGCCAGCGCGGTCTGATCGTTGCACCGCCGAAAGCCGGTAAAACGATCATGCTGCAGAACATCGCCGCCAACATCGCGCGCAACAATCCTGAAGTTCATCTGATCGTGCTACTGATCGACGAACGTCCGGAAGAAGTCACCGAAATGCAGCGCACCGTGCGCGGCGAAGTGGTTGCCTCGACGTTCGACGAGCCGCCAACCCGCCACGTGCAGGTTGCCGAAATGGTGATCGAGAAGGCCAAGCGCCTGGTCGAGCACAAGAAAGACGTGGTGATCCTGCTCGACTCCATCACCCGTCTGGCCCGTGCCTACAACACCGTGATCCCGAGCTCCGGCAAGGTGCTGACCGGTGGTGTCGATGCCCACGCCCTGGAGAAACCGAAACGTTTCTTCGGTGCCGCACGGAACATCGAAGAAGGCGGCTCGCTGACCATTATCGCCACCGCACTGGTTGAAACCGGTTCGAAGATGGACGAAGTGATCTACGAGGAATTCAAAGGCACCGGCAACATGGAACTGCCTCTGGATCGCCGTATCGCCGAAAAACGCGTCTTCCCGGCGATCAACATCAACCGTTCCGGCACCCGCCGCGAAGAGTTGCTGACCGCAGACGACGAGTTGCAGCGCATGTGGATCCTGCGCAAGCTGCTGCACCCGATGGACGAAGTGGCTGCCATCGAGTTCCTGATCGACAAGCTGAAAACGACCAAGACCAACGATGAGTTCTTCTTGTCGATGAAGCGCAAGTAA
- the ubiD gene encoding 4-hydroxy-3-polyprenylbenzoate decarboxylase codes for MQYRDLRDFISGLEQRGELKRIQVPVSPVLEMTEVCDRTLRAKGPALLFEKPTGYDIPVLGNLFGTPERVALGMGAEAVSELREIGKLLAFLKEPEPPKGLKDAWSKLPIFRKIISMAPKVVKDAICQEVVIEGGDVDLAMLPVQTCWPGDVAPLITWGLTVTKGPNKDRQNLGIYRQQVIGRNKVIMRWLSHRGGALDYREWCEKHPGRPFPVAVALGADPATILGAVTPVPDSLSEYAFAGLLRGNRTELVKCRGNDLQVPATAEIILEGVIHPGEMADEGPYGDHTGYYNEVDSFPVFTVERITHRVKPIYHSTYTGRPPDEPAILGVALNEVFVPILQKQFPEITDFYLPPEGCSYRMAVVTMKKSYPGHAKRVMLGVWSFLRQFMYTKFVIVTDDDINARDWNDVIWAITTRMDPKRDTVMIENTPIDYLDFASPVSGLGSKMGLDATHKWPGETTREWGRVIIKDEAVTKRIDAIWNQLGID; via the coding sequence ATGCAGTATCGCGACTTGCGCGACTTTATCAGCGGCCTGGAACAGCGCGGAGAACTCAAGCGCATCCAGGTTCCGGTGTCCCCTGTGCTGGAAATGACCGAGGTCTGTGACCGTACGCTACGTGCCAAGGGCCCGGCACTGTTATTCGAAAAACCAACCGGTTACGACATTCCAGTGCTCGGCAACCTGTTCGGGACGCCTGAGCGCGTCGCACTGGGCATGGGCGCGGAGGCGGTCAGCGAGCTGCGCGAAATCGGCAAGCTTCTGGCGTTCCTCAAGGAGCCCGAGCCGCCGAAGGGGCTGAAAGATGCCTGGTCCAAGCTGCCGATCTTCCGCAAGATCATCTCGATGGCGCCCAAAGTCGTCAAAGATGCCATTTGCCAGGAAGTGGTCATTGAAGGCGGCGATGTCGATCTTGCCATGTTGCCGGTACAGACCTGTTGGCCTGGCGACGTTGCCCCGCTGATCACCTGGGGCCTGACCGTCACCAAGGGCCCGAACAAGGATCGCCAGAACCTCGGTATCTATCGCCAGCAAGTGATTGGCCGCAACAAGGTCATCATGCGTTGGTTGAGCCATCGTGGTGGCGCGCTGGATTACCGTGAATGGTGCGAGAAGCATCCGGGCCGGCCGTTCCCTGTAGCTGTGGCCCTGGGCGCCGATCCCGCGACCATTCTCGGCGCCGTGACCCCGGTGCCCGATAGCCTCTCAGAGTACGCCTTTGCCGGCCTGCTGCGCGGTAACCGAACCGAGCTGGTGAAGTGCCGTGGCAACGACCTGCAAGTACCGGCCACGGCTGAAATCATCCTTGAAGGCGTGATTCATCCAGGCGAAATGGCAGACGAAGGTCCGTATGGCGACCACACCGGCTACTACAACGAAGTCGACAGCTTCCCGGTGTTCACGGTCGAGCGCATTACCCACCGCGTCAAGCCGATTTACCACAGCACCTACACCGGGCGTCCACCGGATGAACCGGCGATTCTCGGGGTGGCGCTGAACGAAGTATTCGTGCCGATCCTGCAGAAGCAGTTCCCGGAGATCACCGATTTCTACCTGCCGCCTGAAGGTTGCTCGTATCGCATGGCCGTCGTGACCATGAAGAAGTCGTATCCGGGCCACGCCAAGCGGGTAATGCTCGGCGTCTGGTCGTTTTTGCGACAGTTCATGTACACCAAGTTCGTTATCGTCACTGACGACGATATCAACGCACGGGACTGGAACGACGTGATCTGGGCCATCACCACGCGCATGGACCCCAAGCGCGACACGGTGATGATCGAAAACACGCCGATCGACTACCTCGACTTCGCCTCTCCGGTGTCCGGCCTGGGCTCGAAGATGGGACTCGATGCCACGCATAAGTGGCCGGGCGAAACGACGCGGGAGTGGGGTCGGGTCATCATCAAGGACGAAGCCGTGACCAAACGGATCGATGCCATCTGGAATCAGTTAGGAATAGATTGA
- a CDS encoding CDP-6-deoxy-delta-3,4-glucoseen reductase has translation MRVTLQPSGAVLDILPGERILDGARRLGYECPQSCRNGNCHVCAALLVEGRVEQDGGVRDHGEFYTCIAEPLEDCIVLWDGVLALGELPVRSLSCQVISCTDVGGDTWRVRLRAPAGKPPRYHAGQYLMIHRDNGEKSSFSLASAPSSGRDLEIHVLAREASALNLIKQLQRDAMVRIDMPFGDTHLAELPDGPLVLIAAGTGMGQVHGLIEHCRATGFKHPVHLYWGVRRPEDFYQIEHWDEWLKLPNLFLHKVVSDQCGWQGRCGMLHEAVCEDFPDLKALHVYASGSPAMVYGTLDALVEAGMDAHQMRADVFAYAPRS, from the coding sequence ATGCGTGTAACTTTGCAGCCCTCCGGAGCAGTGCTGGATATTCTGCCCGGCGAGCGGATTCTCGATGGCGCACGCCGTCTGGGTTATGAATGCCCGCAAAGCTGTCGTAACGGTAATTGCCACGTGTGTGCCGCGCTGCTGGTGGAAGGGCGTGTCGAACAGGACGGCGGTGTGCGCGACCATGGCGAGTTCTACACTTGCATAGCAGAGCCGCTGGAAGACTGCATCGTGCTGTGGGATGGCGTGCTCGCGCTGGGAGAATTGCCGGTGCGCAGTCTTTCGTGTCAGGTCATCAGTTGTACCGACGTCGGCGGTGATACCTGGCGGGTCCGACTGCGGGCCCCGGCCGGCAAGCCGCCGCGCTATCATGCGGGCCAGTACCTGATGATTCATCGGGACAACGGCGAAAAGTCGTCCTTTTCCCTGGCCTCGGCCCCTTCCTCCGGGCGTGATCTGGAAATCCACGTGCTGGCGCGTGAAGCCAGTGCGCTAAACCTGATCAAGCAACTGCAACGCGACGCGATGGTGCGGATCGACATGCCGTTCGGCGACACGCACCTGGCCGAGTTGCCGGACGGCCCATTGGTATTGATTGCCGCAGGCACCGGCATGGGCCAGGTCCACGGCCTGATCGAACATTGTCGCGCCACCGGCTTCAAGCATCCTGTGCATTTGTATTGGGGGGTGCGTCGTCCCGAAGACTTTTATCAAATCGAGCATTGGGACGAATGGCTGAAGTTGCCCAACCTGTTCCTGCATAAAGTCGTTAGCGATCAATGCGGATGGCAGGGGCGCTGCGGCATGTTGCATGAAGCCGTTTGCGAAGACTTTCCCGATCTCAAGGCGCTGCACGTGTACGCCAGTGGCTCGCCGGCGATGGTCTACGGCACGCTGGATGCGCTGGTCGAGGCCGGGATGGACGCTCATCAGATGCGCGCCGACGTATTTGCGTACGCGCCGCGATCTTGA
- a CDS encoding sn-glycerol-3-phosphate transporter — MLLMIQASHVMATDDAQQDKGFWYAQTSVYTKHYSPDPDHNNNQDLIGIERNQASGWVFGGATFRNSFRQRSNYAYAGKRYESTEYPVYLKLTAGLLQGYSGQYKDKIPINHFGIAPVIIPSIGAHYGPLAAELVFLGANAAMVTTGIRF; from the coding sequence ATGTTGTTAATGATCCAGGCCAGCCATGTAATGGCGACGGATGACGCACAACAAGACAAAGGCTTCTGGTATGCGCAGACCAGCGTCTACACCAAACATTACTCGCCTGATCCCGACCACAATAACAATCAGGACCTGATTGGCATTGAACGTAATCAAGCGTCTGGCTGGGTATTTGGCGGGGCAACTTTTCGCAACTCGTTCCGCCAGCGCTCCAACTATGCCTATGCCGGCAAACGCTATGAGAGCACCGAGTATCCGGTGTATCTGAAATTGACCGCCGGGCTGCTCCAGGGCTACAGCGGCCAGTACAAGGACAAGATTCCGATCAACCACTTCGGCATTGCGCCGGTGATCATTCCATCCATTGGCGCGCACTACGGCCCGCTGGCCGCCGAGTTGGTGTTCCTCGGCGCCAACGCGGCCATGGTGACGACGGGCATACGCTTCTAG
- a CDS encoding gamma-glutamylcyclotransferase: MTAIESTLLNLAYPPRLDLGPQLTHEQLLSSMQSTMARHKGGPVWLFAYGSLIWRPECTAVERVRGRVHGYHRGLYLWSHEHRGTPEMPGLVFGLDRGGSCSGFAYRLPEEQLEASLYALWKREMPFPSYRPHWLNCRLEDGSQVQALGFVLERHLPSYAGNLPDHVLSHVFENACGRYGTTRDYVEQTAHALRSHAMPDRNLEARLKRCKAKSDQADAPPM, from the coding sequence ATGACAGCCATTGAATCGACTCTTCTGAATCTGGCTTACCCTCCGCGGCTCGATCTGGGGCCGCAGCTCACTCACGAACAATTGCTCAGCTCGATGCAGTCGACCATGGCACGCCACAAGGGCGGCCCGGTCTGGTTGTTCGCGTATGGGTCACTGATCTGGCGTCCCGAATGCACGGCGGTTGAGCGGGTTCGCGGGCGGGTGCACGGCTACCATCGCGGCTTGTACCTGTGGTCCCACGAACATCGCGGCACGCCGGAAATGCCTGGGCTGGTGTTTGGCCTGGATCGTGGCGGCTCTTGCAGTGGCTTTGCCTACCGACTGCCGGAAGAGCAATTGGAGGCCTCGCTGTATGCGCTCTGGAAAAGGGAAATGCCTTTTCCGTCCTATCGTCCGCACTGGCTCAACTGCCGCCTTGAAGACGGCAGCCAGGTTCAGGCGTTGGGTTTTGTCCTGGAGCGTCACCTGCCCAGCTATGCCGGTAACTTGCCGGATCACGTGCTCAGTCATGTGTTCGAAAACGCGTGCGGGCGCTACGGCACCACTCGCGATTATGTCGAGCAGACCGCCCACGCCCTGCGCAGCCATGCCATGCCCGATCGGAATCTGGAAGCGCGACTCAAGCGCTGCAAGGCAAAGTCTGATCAGGCGGATGCACCGCCGATGTGA